A stretch of Onychomys torridus chromosome 2, mOncTor1.1, whole genome shotgun sequence DNA encodes these proteins:
- the Pla2g2f gene encoding group IIF secretory phospholipase A2, which translates to MADGAQANPKGFRKKVLVKHPARWKSPGLGASSPSRTSRSSLGMKKFFAIAVLAGSVVSTAHSSLLNLKFMVEAITHKNAILSFVGYGCYCGLGGRGKPMDEVDWCCHAHDCCYQKLFDQGCRPYVDHYDHRIENDTVIVCSELNETECDKQTCECDKNLTLCLKDQPYRDKYRGYLNVYCQGPTPNCSIYDPYPEEVTCGHGFPATPVST; encoded by the exons ATGGCAGATGGGGCGCAGGCCAACCCCAAAGGGTTCAGGAAGAAGGTGCTGGTTAAACACCCTGCTAGATGGAAGAGTCCAGGCCTCGGGGCCTCTTCTCCTTCCAGAACCTCCAG GTCCAGCCTGGGTATGAAGAAATTCTTTGCCATCGCAGTCCTGGCTGGCAgtg TTGTGTCCACTGCACACAGCAGCCTGCTGAACCTCAAGTTCATGGTGGAGGCCATCACACACAAGAACGCCATCCTGTCTTTTGTGGGCTACGGCTGCTACTGTGGGCTGGGGGGACGCGGCAAGCCCATGGATGAGGTAGACTG GTGCTGCCACGCCCATGACTGCTGCTATCAGAAGCTCTTCGACCAGGGCTGCCGCCCTTATGTGGACCACTATGACCACAGGATAGAGAATGATACTGTGATTGTCTGCA GTGAACTCAACGAGACAGAGTGTGACAAGCAGACGTGTGAGTGTGACAAGAACTTGACTCTGTGCCTCAAGGACCAGCCGTACAGAGACAAGTACCGAGGCTACCTCAATGTCTACTGCCAGGGTCCCACACCCAACTGCAGCATCTACGACCCGTACCCTGAGGAAGTCACCTGTGGACATGGCTTCCCAGCAACTCCTGTCTCAACCTAG